A genome region from bacterium includes the following:
- a CDS encoding AAA family ATPase — translation MEAAAPLAPPPFVGRASELARLEGALAAAAAGQGALYLIGGEPGIGKTRLADELTRRAAADGWATAWGRCWESGGAPAYWPWVQALRALVAELPADLVTSRVAAAPDLLHVLPELRGRLPDPPALEPPDAELGRFRVLDATTSLLRAGAAARPLLLVLDDLHAADHSSLLLLRFLARELRDLRLVVVGTYRQSETAGDPEVAAAFADLVRDGHRVTLHGLSADAVADYLAATAPARATPATIGAVHAASDGNPLFVSEMVRLWSTPGGAGDGALAIPEELRGTLRRRLAPLPEAVRRVLTLAAVQGREFDLVLVEHVIGTGGGAADAPVGTSPVSAALDLAQAAGIVRPLADTLGRFTFAHALMRDVLHDDLPSAERATLHRRVAAAMERMHAANLDAHLEPIAHHYAQAALGGEVDKAVEFARRAGDRALGLLAHEDAVQHFQHALRALELRRDGARPGDAVLRCELLLSLGDACWGTGDLGRMRATYERAADAARGLARAEGAHRLARAALGLGGRQQRAHVAFDQVVVGLLEESAAALGEEDSPLRARVLARLAYALYTRPDSAALRRRLCAEAEAMARRIGDPGTLRWVLNDARWALWGPDAIEQRLEMGRELSRIAERLGNVELVLDEHAWRVVDLLELGDRAAVDAELSTYAGVAREHRRPWSLWYVARFEAMRALLEGDFAAAEGHAGTALEAINRAALADAQLIYGTQLLAIRTEQGRLAELEAGMQAFVAQYPAVEIWRYVDAYLQAELERPEAARAALVRVLDPRQPALPEGYLRLAACSYLAEACAAVGDQARAAALYDLLLPYAGRAVVVGFGVICRGAVDRYLGLLAATVGRGDAAAAHFEAALAIDARLRAAPCEARTRYAYAQMLLARPGDAAAHAKGTALLAAAGAIAARLGMDDLRARIERLAAAHQPAPRAAPRAAAATTGALPCVFRREGEHWVIGLGDRPARLRDLRGFTYIAHLLGRPGDEVHVFDLVDAAEGAAADPATPAARDAGDAGPVLDAAARAAYRARLLELREALDEAELDHDLGRIERYRSEMEALASQLAEATGLGGRERRVSAPANRARVAVAKAVRIALARIDTHCGDFASHLRLTIRTGTFCCYVPDPLRPTAWDLGHDG, via the coding sequence ATGGAAGCCGCCGCGCCCCTCGCACCGCCTCCGTTCGTCGGCCGCGCCAGCGAGCTGGCGCGGCTCGAGGGGGCGCTGGCGGCGGCGGCCGCCGGCCAGGGCGCGCTGTACCTGATCGGCGGCGAGCCGGGGATCGGCAAGACCCGCCTCGCCGACGAGCTGACCCGCCGCGCCGCGGCAGACGGTTGGGCCACCGCCTGGGGGCGCTGCTGGGAGAGCGGCGGCGCGCCGGCATACTGGCCCTGGGTGCAGGCGCTGCGCGCCCTGGTGGCCGAGCTGCCCGCCGACCTGGTGACGAGCCGCGTCGCCGCCGCGCCCGACCTGTTGCACGTGCTGCCCGAGCTGCGCGGCCGGCTGCCGGATCCGCCGGCGTTGGAGCCGCCCGACGCCGAGCTGGGACGCTTTCGCGTCCTCGACGCCACCACCTCGCTGCTGCGCGCCGGCGCCGCCGCGCGGCCGCTGTTGCTGGTGCTCGACGATCTGCACGCCGCCGACCACTCCTCGCTCCTCCTCCTGCGCTTCCTGGCCCGCGAGCTGCGCGACCTGCGCCTCGTCGTCGTCGGCACCTATCGCCAGAGCGAGACCGCCGGCGACCCCGAGGTGGCGGCGGCCTTCGCCGACCTGGTCCGCGACGGCCATCGCGTCACCCTGCACGGCCTGAGCGCGGATGCGGTCGCCGACTATCTCGCCGCCACCGCGCCGGCGCGGGCGACGCCGGCGACCATCGGCGCCGTGCACGCGGCCAGCGATGGCAACCCCCTGTTCGTCTCCGAAATGGTGCGGCTGTGGAGCACCCCCGGGGGCGCCGGCGACGGGGCCCTGGCCATTCCCGAGGAGCTGCGCGGCACCCTACGCCGCCGTCTCGCGCCGCTGCCGGAGGCGGTGCGGCGAGTGCTCACCCTGGCGGCGGTGCAGGGGCGCGAGTTCGACCTCGTGCTGGTCGAACACGTCATCGGGACGGGCGGCGGCGCGGCGGACGCGCCGGTCGGAACATCGCCGGTGAGCGCGGCGCTGGATCTCGCCCAGGCCGCCGGCATCGTCCGCCCGCTCGCCGACACCCTGGGCCGCTTCACCTTCGCCCACGCCCTGATGCGCGACGTCCTCCACGACGACCTGCCCAGCGCCGAGCGCGCCACCCTGCATCGCCGGGTCGCGGCGGCGATGGAGCGGATGCACGCCGCCAACCTCGACGCGCACCTGGAACCGATCGCCCACCACTACGCCCAGGCCGCGCTCGGCGGCGAGGTGGACAAGGCGGTGGAGTTCGCCCGCCGGGCGGGCGACCGCGCCCTCGGACTGCTCGCCCACGAGGATGCCGTGCAGCACTTCCAGCACGCGCTGCGCGCCCTGGAGTTGCGCCGCGACGGCGCCCGCCCCGGCGACGCGGTCCTCCGCTGCGAGTTGCTGCTCTCGCTCGGCGACGCCTGTTGGGGAACCGGCGACCTGGGGCGCATGCGCGCGACCTACGAGCGGGCCGCCGACGCGGCGCGCGGCCTCGCGCGCGCCGAGGGCGCGCACCGGCTGGCGCGCGCCGCGCTCGGGTTGGGCGGCCGGCAACAACGCGCCCACGTCGCCTTCGACCAGGTCGTCGTCGGGCTGCTGGAGGAGTCCGCCGCGGCGCTGGGCGAGGAAGACAGCCCGCTGCGCGCGCGGGTGCTCGCCCGCCTGGCGTACGCGCTGTACACCCGGCCCGACTCGGCCGCGCTGCGGCGCCGGCTGTGCGCCGAGGCCGAGGCGATGGCGCGGCGGATCGGCGATCCGGGAACGCTGCGCTGGGTGCTCAACGACGCGCGCTGGGCGCTGTGGGGCCCGGACGCGATCGAGCAGCGCCTGGAGATGGGTCGCGAGCTGTCGCGCATCGCCGAACGGCTCGGCAACGTCGAGCTGGTGCTCGACGAGCACGCCTGGCGCGTGGTCGACCTGCTGGAGCTCGGCGACCGCGCCGCCGTCGACGCCGAGCTGTCCACGTATGCCGGTGTCGCCCGCGAGCACCGCCGGCCCTGGTCGCTCTGGTACGTCGCCCGCTTCGAGGCCATGCGCGCCCTGCTGGAGGGCGACTTCGCCGCCGCCGAGGGCCATGCCGGCACCGCCCTGGAGGCGATCAACCGCGCCGCCCTGGCCGACGCCCAGCTCATCTACGGCACGCAGCTCCTCGCCATCCGCACCGAGCAGGGGCGCCTGGCGGAGCTGGAGGCCGGCATGCAGGCGTTCGTCGCCCAGTACCCGGCGGTCGAGATCTGGCGCTACGTCGACGCCTACCTGCAGGCGGAGCTCGAGCGCCCGGAGGCGGCGCGCGCCGCCCTCGTCCGGGTGCTCGATCCACGGCAGCCGGCGCTGCCCGAGGGCTACCTGCGACTGGCCGCCTGCAGCTACCTGGCCGAGGCCTGCGCCGCCGTCGGCGACCAGGCCCGCGCCGCGGCGCTCTACGACCTCCTGCTCCCCTACGCCGGCCGCGCCGTCGTCGTCGGCTTCGGCGTCATCTGCCGCGGCGCCGTCGACCGCTACCTCGGCCTGCTCGCCGCCACCGTCGGCCGCGGCGACGCGGCCGCGGCGCACTTCGAGGCCGCGCTCGCCATCGACGCCCGCCTCCGCGCCGCGCCGTGCGAAGCGCGCACCCGCTACGCGTACGCGCAGATGCTGCTCGCCCGCCCGGGCGACGCCGCGGCGCACGCGAAGGGCACGGCGCTGCTCGCCGCCGCCGGCGCCATCGCGGCGCGGCTCGGCATGGACGACCTGCGGGCACGGATCGAGCGCCTCGCCGCCGCGCACCAGCCGGCGCCGCGCGCGGCGCCCCGCGCCGCCGCCGCGACCACCGGCGCGCTGCCCTGCGTCTTCCGGCGCGAGGGCGAGCACTGGGTGATCGGGCTCGGCGACCGGCCGGCCCGCCTGCGCGACCTGCGCGGCTTCACCTACATCGCCCACCTGCTCGGCCGCCCCGGCGACGAGGTGCACGTCTTCGACCTGGTCGACGCGGCCGAGGGCGCGGCCGCCGACCCCGCGACGCCGGCGGCGCGCGATGCCGGCGACGCCGGGCCGGTGCTCGACGCCGCGGCGCGCGCGGCCTACCGGGCCCGTCTGCTCGAGTTGCGGGAGGCGCTCGACGAGGCGGAGCTCGACCACGACCTCGGCCGCATCGAGCGGTACCGGTCCGAAATGGAAGCGCTCGCCTCCCAGCTCGCCGAGGCCACCGGCCTCGGCGGTCGCGAGCGGCGCGTCAGCGCGCCGGCCAATCGCGCCCGCGTGGCGGTCGCCAAGGCGGTGCGCATCGCCCTGGCGCGCATCGACACCCATTGCGGCGACTTCGCCAGCCACCTGCGGCTGACCATCCGCACCGGCACCTTCTGCTGCTACGTGCCCGACCCGCTGCGACCGACCGCCTGGGACCTCGGGCACGACGGCTGA
- a CDS encoding adenylate/guanylate cyclase domain-containing protein — MRSPAVERAIAAERAANVRLLNGGRLVALLVALAVALAFEVQRAVSGIAYVGPSLALLGAYGVAAALAFRIGRGSAARARLTGYAAGLVDVPFVYVLLGRLHASLVVAGFADDGRVIAAGGTAFFLLLVFVSAGLLARAQVYTTALLAAGCNLALQIGAGVDQVQATFSTVAILFGAAVGLTVSRRGLRLVSDVAVQQLRRERLARYFSPQVAEALGERGEFGAGEIREVTVLVADLRDFTTLSSGRDGAETVAMLNEVFAVLVEVLFRHGGTLDKYLGDGLLAYFGAPVAQPDHAARAVRCALDCRAALVDLNRRRAARGAPALRLGLGLHSGAVVVGDVGVPARREYTLIGEAVNLAARVEEETKRRGEDILLTGATRARLGDAVPLRALEPMWPRGGAAPLDLYAPLG, encoded by the coding sequence GTGCGCTCACCGGCCGTCGAGCGCGCCATCGCCGCCGAACGGGCGGCCAACGTCCGCCTGCTCAACGGCGGGCGGCTCGTCGCGTTGCTGGTGGCGCTGGCGGTCGCGCTCGCCTTCGAGGTGCAGCGGGCCGTCAGCGGCATCGCCTACGTCGGCCCGTCGCTGGCCCTGCTCGGCGCCTACGGCGTTGCCGCCGCGCTGGCTTTCCGGATCGGCCGCGGGTCGGCGGCGCGCGCTCGACTGACCGGCTACGCCGCCGGGCTGGTCGACGTGCCGTTCGTCTACGTCCTGCTCGGCCGCCTGCACGCCAGCCTGGTGGTCGCTGGCTTTGCCGACGACGGCCGGGTCATCGCCGCCGGCGGCACCGCCTTCTTCCTGCTGCTGGTGTTCGTCTCCGCCGGCCTGCTGGCGCGCGCCCAGGTGTACACCACGGCGCTGCTGGCGGCCGGCTGCAACCTGGCGCTGCAGATCGGGGCGGGCGTCGACCAGGTGCAGGCGACCTTCTCGACCGTTGCCATCCTCTTCGGCGCGGCCGTCGGCCTGACGGTCAGCCGGCGCGGCCTGCGGTTGGTCAGCGACGTCGCCGTCCAGCAGCTCCGCCGCGAGCGCCTGGCCCGCTACTTCTCACCCCAGGTCGCCGAGGCGCTGGGCGAGCGCGGCGAGTTCGGCGCCGGGGAGATCCGCGAGGTGACGGTGTTGGTCGCCGACCTGCGCGACTTCACCACCCTGTCGTCGGGCCGCGACGGCGCCGAGACGGTGGCGATGCTGAACGAGGTCTTCGCCGTGCTGGTCGAGGTGCTGTTCCGCCACGGCGGCACGCTCGACAAGTATCTCGGCGACGGCCTGCTCGCCTACTTCGGCGCCCCGGTGGCGCAGCCCGACCACGCCGCCCGAGCGGTGCGCTGCGCGCTCGACTGCCGCGCCGCGCTCGTCGACCTCAACCGCCGGCGCGCGGCGCGCGGCGCGCCGGCACTGCGGCTCGGACTCGGACTGCACAGCGGCGCGGTGGTGGTCGGCGACGTCGGGGTCCCCGCCCGCCGCGAGTACACCCTGATCGGCGAGGCGGTGAACCTCGCCGCGCGCGTCGAGGAGGAGACCAAGCGGCGCGGCGAGGACATCCTGCTCACCGGCGCCACCCGCGCCCGGCTCGGCGACGCCGTGCCGCTGCGCGCCCTCGAGCCAATGTGGCCGCGCGGCGGCGCCGCGCCGCTCGACCTCTACGCCCCGCTCGGCTGA
- a CDS encoding LLM class F420-dependent oxidoreductase, translating to MDLGVAIFPTDYTIRPDDFARACEARGFESVWFPEHTHIPASRRTPYPAGGDLPPEYWSTFDPFLALTAAAAATSRIKLATGICLVVERDPIATAKAVATLDVLSRGRVLFGIGAGWNVEEMANHGTDYRRRWTLLRERVLAMKQIWTQEAAEFHGELVDFDPIWSLPKPVQKPHPPIILGSASRKSLDRVVAYCDGWVPIGLAMRDLPGAIAALRDKATAAGRDPATIELSLFWAPGDGDQLRRYRDMGIARAILAVPPAAPDAVLSMLDGYAPLVAELTAG from the coding sequence ATGGATCTCGGCGTCGCCATCTTCCCGACCGACTACACCATCCGCCCCGACGACTTCGCCCGCGCCTGCGAGGCGCGCGGGTTCGAGTCGGTGTGGTTTCCCGAGCACACCCACATCCCGGCGAGCCGCCGGACCCCGTACCCGGCCGGCGGCGACCTGCCGCCCGAGTACTGGTCGACCTTCGACCCGTTCCTCGCCCTGACGGCGGCGGCGGCGGCGACCAGCCGCATCAAGCTGGCGACCGGCATCTGCCTCGTCGTCGAACGCGACCCGATCGCCACCGCCAAGGCGGTGGCGACGCTCGACGTCCTGTCGCGCGGCCGCGTGCTGTTCGGCATCGGCGCCGGCTGGAACGTCGAGGAGATGGCCAACCACGGCACCGACTACCGCCGCCGCTGGACGCTGCTGCGCGAACGGGTGCTGGCGATGAAGCAGATCTGGACCCAGGAGGCGGCCGAGTTCCACGGCGAGCTGGTCGACTTCGATCCGATCTGGTCGCTGCCCAAGCCGGTGCAGAAGCCGCACCCGCCGATCATCCTCGGCAGCGCCTCGCGCAAGAGCCTCGACCGGGTGGTCGCGTACTGCGACGGCTGGGTGCCGATCGGCCTGGCGATGCGCGACCTGCCGGGCGCCATCGCGGCCCTGCGCGACAAGGCGACCGCGGCGGGGCGCGATCCCGCCACGATCGAGCTCTCCCTCTTCTGGGCCCCCGGCGACGGCGATCAGTTGCGCCGCTACCGCGACATGGGCATCGCGCGCGCCATCCTCGCCGTCCCGCCGGCGGCGCCCGACGCCGTGCTGTCGATGCTCGACGGCTATGCGCCGCTCGTCGCCGAGCTGACCGCTGGCTGA